A window of Chloracidobacterium sp. N contains these coding sequences:
- a CDS encoding site-specific DNA-methyltransferase: protein MNQVIAELSTLQGIAGVKNIIDDALTHDGVAILPPQDVKQTLALACLLDYHFDTVMLDPWYNKGFGGVQDNYLLFFLDIIRQSGNVSKHVYFWGFPEIVAPFVERIPKPLELVCWLTWYYKNNPSVIRGWRSSQNACLHLAKPGAAMYPERFLNEKQRALKEKGKLRYMPGPTSVLEHSPADVIEQPLLVGFVGRDEQTGHPSQKPLKVYDQLLQMTVSEGGLILDPMCGSGTTGVVAKERGFRAILCDASEEYTKLVEKRIGIERLDIAAEITRLLKVITTHEATNPCPQPAA from the coding sequence ATGAACCAGGTCATTGCTGAGTTATCCACGCTGCAAGGTATCGCTGGTGTGAAAAACATCATTGACGATGCCCTAACGCATGACGGCGTTGCGATCCTGCCGCCACAAGATGTGAAACAGACTCTGGCGCTGGCGTGTTTGTTAGATTACCACTTCGACACAGTGATGCTTGATCCTTGGTACAACAAAGGCTTTGGAGGAGTACAGGATAATTATCTGCTGTTTTTCCTCGATATCATCCGTCAGTCTGGAAACGTATCCAAGCATGTTTATTTTTGGGGTTTCCCGGAGATTGTTGCGCCATTTGTTGAACGAATTCCAAAGCCACTTGAGCTTGTTTGCTGGCTGACTTGGTACTACAAGAACAATCCTTCTGTCATTCGAGGCTGGCGATCCAGTCAGAATGCTTGTTTGCATCTGGCTAAACCTGGTGCGGCAATGTATCCAGAGCGTTTTCTAAATGAGAAACAACGCGCCCTCAAAGAAAAAGGGAAGCTGCGGTACATGCCGGGTCCTACCAGCGTCCTTGAACACTCACCTGCTGATGTAATTGAGCAACCACTACTTGTCGGCTTTGTTGGGCGTGATGAGCAAACTGGACACCCATCGCAAAAGCCACTTAAGGTCTATGACCAGCTTTTGCAAATGACTGTTTCAGAAGGAGGACTGATTCTTGACCCGATGTGTGGCTCGGGAACAACGGGAGTAGTTGCAAAGGAGCGTGGTTTCCGAGCAATCCTGTGCGACGCCTCCGAAGAATACACGAAGCTAGTCGAGAAACGTATTGGTATCGAGCGGCTGGATATTGCAGCAGAAATCACCCGCCTGCTCAAAGTGATAACAACGCATGAAGCTACCAATCCCTGCCCCCAACCTGCAGCGTGA